The following proteins are co-located in the Paludibaculum fermentans genome:
- a CDS encoding dipeptidase: MKHTQRKLILAGLTASTLGLLFHITAWNSPAQSNDASLIAKAKKIHDHVIKLDTHNDIDASNFTADCNYTMRLTTQVNLPKMIEGDMDVSFMIVYVGQGPLTKEGYDSAYAQAVEKFEAVHRLTEKIAPDKIGLALTPADVIALHKQNKRIAVIAVENGYPVGTEIKRVQEFYDRGARYMSLAHNGNSQLADSNTGEVQGYLYNNGLSPLGREVIAEMNRVGMMVDLSHPAKGANLEAIRLSKAPVIASHSGVRALADVSRNMDDEQLLALKKNGGVIQIVGFASYLKAESKERTEALTKLREELFGSMTGARGGRRAAGGEGGAAPSRACPVETETTSAAPARRGGGRNGFLAMLPADKRAEYEKRMAEIDAKFPPAPRANVQDMVNHIDYAVKLIGIDHVGISSDFDGGGGIDGWNSASEAFNVTLELVKRGYTEEQIGKLWSGNLLRVWGDVEKVAKKLRKS; this comes from the coding sequence TTGAAACACACACAGCGAAAGCTCATTCTTGCGGGACTGACGGCATCCACACTCGGCCTCCTGTTCCACATCACGGCCTGGAACAGTCCGGCACAGTCGAACGACGCGAGCCTCATCGCAAAAGCGAAGAAGATCCACGACCACGTCATCAAGCTCGATACCCACAACGATATTGACGCGTCGAACTTCACCGCCGACTGCAACTACACCATGCGCCTGACCACGCAGGTGAACTTGCCCAAGATGATTGAGGGCGACATGGACGTCTCGTTCATGATCGTCTACGTCGGCCAGGGGCCGCTCACCAAAGAAGGCTACGACAGCGCCTACGCGCAGGCCGTCGAGAAATTCGAAGCCGTCCACCGGCTCACCGAGAAAATTGCGCCCGACAAGATCGGCCTGGCCCTGACACCTGCTGATGTCATCGCCCTCCACAAGCAGAACAAGCGCATCGCTGTCATCGCCGTCGAGAACGGCTATCCGGTCGGTACCGAGATTAAGCGCGTCCAGGAGTTCTACGATCGCGGAGCGCGCTACATGTCCCTCGCCCACAACGGCAACAGCCAGCTCGCTGACTCGAACACCGGCGAGGTGCAGGGCTACCTCTACAACAACGGACTCTCGCCGCTGGGCCGTGAGGTCATCGCCGAGATGAACCGCGTCGGCATGATGGTCGACCTCTCGCACCCCGCGAAGGGCGCCAACCTGGAAGCGATCCGTCTCTCTAAGGCCCCTGTCATCGCCTCCCACTCCGGCGTCCGCGCCCTGGCCGACGTCAGCCGCAACATGGACGACGAGCAGTTGCTCGCCCTCAAGAAGAACGGCGGCGTGATCCAGATCGTCGGCTTCGCCTCCTACTTGAAGGCGGAATCGAAGGAACGCACGGAAGCGCTCACCAAATTGCGCGAAGAGCTGTTCGGCTCCATGACCGGCGCCCGCGGCGGCCGTCGCGCGGCCGGCGGGGAAGGTGGTGCGGCTCCGTCGCGAGCCTGCCCAGTGGAGACTGAGACTACATCGGCTGCTCCGGCTCGTCGAGGCGGAGGACGCAACGGGTTCCTCGCCATGCTGCCGGCCGACAAGCGCGCCGAGTATGAAAAGCGCATGGCCGAGATCGACGCGAAGTTCCCGCCCGCGCCCCGCGCCAACGTCCAGGACATGGTGAATCACATCGACTACGCTGTGAAGCTCATCGGTATCGATCACGTCGGCATCTCCTCCGACTTCGATGGCGGCGGCGGCATCGATGGCTGGAACAGCGCCTCGGAAGCCTTCAACGTGACCCTCGAACTCGTGAAGCGCGGCTACACGGAAGAACAAATCGGCAAGCTCTGGAGCGGCAACCTGCTGCGCGTCTGGGGTGACGTCGAGAAGGTCGCCAAGAAACTGCGCAAAAGCTAG
- a CDS encoding Asp23/Gls24 family envelope stress response protein, which produces MSPRWIGIRASAVISILGSLALLLIAGLMLVSVLINPPAPEAPTLPFPMKYFVIGMANVVILLAAWGIATAVGIFRRRRWARMSILIFAAILAFFAVGGAAMMAVIPLPETPGADPSIMPIVRAVIVGFYCVLAAIGAWWLVLFNLTRSQPYFSGPVTTSEPVRPLSITIIGWYFLFGALCCLPMALFRFPFMFLGIIFTEAGAICLYLAFAAVQMYLGLGLLRLREPARVASIAYFCVMVVSGISSLVPSRQQELLRQMRLAYSWMNQPGQDSYPFQLQWPFTLLMLLLAGLPVYFLHLRRAAFLPASLTTHSNGPGERSQALPSGASVEPEPSGAGEGPGPDKED; this is translated from the coding sequence ATGTCCCCACGGTGGATCGGTATTCGAGCGAGCGCGGTGATCTCGATTCTCGGCAGCCTGGCCTTGCTGCTGATTGCAGGACTCATGTTGGTCTCCGTGTTGATCAATCCGCCAGCTCCCGAGGCCCCAACCCTTCCATTTCCAATGAAGTACTTCGTCATCGGCATGGCGAACGTGGTGATCCTGCTTGCTGCCTGGGGCATCGCGACAGCCGTTGGTATCTTCCGCCGCCGCCGTTGGGCCCGAATGTCCATCCTCATCTTCGCCGCAATACTCGCCTTCTTCGCAGTGGGAGGGGCTGCGATGATGGCGGTCATTCCCCTGCCGGAGACGCCGGGCGCGGACCCCAGCATCATGCCCATAGTCAGGGCCGTCATCGTCGGGTTTTATTGTGTTCTCGCCGCGATCGGCGCATGGTGGTTGGTGCTCTTCAATCTGACTCGCAGCCAGCCATACTTCTCCGGTCCCGTCACAACATCCGAACCCGTCCGGCCCCTGAGCATTACCATCATCGGCTGGTATTTCCTCTTTGGGGCCCTATGCTGCCTGCCCATGGCGCTATTCCGATTCCCCTTTATGTTCCTGGGCATCATCTTCACGGAAGCCGGCGCCATCTGCCTCTACCTCGCATTTGCGGCGGTGCAGATGTATCTGGGCCTCGGGCTACTCCGGCTCCGAGAGCCGGCGCGCGTGGCCAGCATCGCCTATTTCTGCGTCATGGTCGTGAGTGGAATCAGCTCCCTGGTGCCTTCGAGACAACAGGAGCTCCTGCGGCAGATGAGACTCGCTTACTCCTGGATGAACCAGCCTGGTCAGGATAGTTACCCCTTTCAGTTGCAATGGCCCTTCACTTTGCTGATGCTGCTTCTGGCCGGGCTCCCTGTTTACTTCCTCCACCTTCGCCGGGCTGCATTTCTGCCTGCCTCGCTCACAACCCATTCCAATGGCCCTGGTGAGCGATCACAGGCGCTTCCATCAGGCGCCTCCGTGGAACCCGAGCCCTCAGGGGCTGGGGAGGGGCCAGGCCCGGACAAGGAGGACTGA
- a CDS encoding DUF1963 domain-containing protein, whose protein sequence is MSDSIDQLHADYKSNTSRDRDQQLVARLRSTPGLAAELIQRLLLDLPNLPGILPAALLGLQLDQFDPLARTAASTLRQDPCHAAAQDFIAHASLQALPPLRPHLQELFYVQPNWTTYYSMWPWRQTGVTEFEFLKRHLGTGMTFWDGGSSRTTQRAALEALFETREPEVLEFLEDRLPREDFHLHARDIGMEKSAEGYRKLHSEQTFHLSFPSSYIDGSALAARWLPMAGLEYHGLCLPQDHIFGGEGTGECRRCHQRLVNLLTLTPVPPGLGVTGLDQLSLQVCFSCLDLGVLFYEHDNHGSTRESALTVREGVGRVENCGSLRQTPVGLIRTPERWKWQDWALSNSRENLNRLGGHPAWIQNAEYPACPQCRQTMIHLLQLDSDLPMENGSEWWWGSGGCGYVSWCDQCKISAVQCQFT, encoded by the coding sequence ATGAGCGACAGCATCGACCAGCTTCACGCGGACTACAAATCGAACACCAGCCGCGATCGCGATCAGCAACTGGTTGCCCGGCTCCGCTCCACTCCTGGCCTGGCCGCGGAACTCATCCAGCGGCTCCTCCTCGATCTACCCAATCTCCCCGGCATTCTCCCCGCGGCGCTGCTCGGCTTGCAGCTTGACCAGTTTGACCCTTTGGCCCGCACGGCGGCCTCCACCCTGCGCCAGGACCCCTGCCATGCCGCTGCCCAGGATTTCATAGCCCACGCGAGTCTACAGGCCCTGCCCCCCCTGCGCCCCCATTTGCAGGAGTTGTTCTACGTTCAGCCGAATTGGACCACCTACTACTCCATGTGGCCCTGGCGGCAAACCGGCGTAACGGAATTCGAGTTCCTGAAGCGTCACTTAGGAACGGGCATGACGTTCTGGGATGGCGGCTCAAGCAGGACCACGCAGCGCGCCGCCCTGGAAGCCCTCTTCGAGACCCGGGAACCGGAAGTTCTCGAATTCCTGGAAGACCGTCTCCCCCGAGAGGACTTCCACCTCCATGCCCGCGATATCGGCATGGAAAAATCCGCCGAGGGGTATCGGAAGCTTCACAGCGAGCAGACGTTCCACCTCTCCTTCCCATCCAGCTACATCGACGGAAGCGCCCTCGCGGCCCGCTGGTTGCCGATGGCGGGTCTGGAGTATCACGGCCTCTGCCTGCCCCAGGATCACATCTTCGGGGGAGAAGGCACCGGCGAGTGCCGCCGTTGTCATCAGAGACTCGTCAACCTGCTCACACTCACCCCCGTGCCGCCCGGCCTGGGCGTCACGGGACTCGACCAACTGTCACTGCAGGTCTGCTTCTCCTGCCTGGATCTCGGAGTCCTTTTCTACGAACACGACAACCACGGCAGCACGCGCGAATCCGCCCTGACGGTGCGCGAAGGGGTTGGCCGGGTGGAGAACTGCGGATCCCTGCGCCAAACGCCGGTAGGTCTTATCCGAACGCCCGAGCGTTGGAAGTGGCAGGACTGGGCGCTGTCCAACTCCCGCGAAAATCTGAACCGCCTCGGAGGCCATCCCGCCTGGATCCAGAACGCGGAGTACCCTGCCTGCCCCCAGTGCCGCCAAACCATGATCCACCTTCTCCAACTCGACTCCGATCTGCCAATGGAAAATGGGAGCGAATGGTGGTGGGGCAGCGGTGGCTGCGGCTATGTCAGTTGGTGTGACCAATGCAAAATCAGCGCCGTCCAGTGCCAGTTCACTTAG
- a CDS encoding RNA polymerase sigma factor, which produces MRTIEDGARRALEGDRDALDRVVRGLQGDLYGLALRMLLNREDAEDATQEILVRIVTRLPPKPSACC; this is translated from the coding sequence TTGCGGACCATCGAAGACGGAGCCCGGCGCGCGCTGGAAGGGGATCGCGACGCGCTCGATCGTGTGGTGCGTGGTTTGCAAGGCGACCTCTACGGCCTTGCCCTGCGCATGCTGCTGAACCGTGAGGATGCCGAGGATGCCACGCAGGAGATCCTGGTCCGCATCGTCACCCGGCTCCCTCCGAAGCCGAGCGCTTGCTGTTGA